In one window of Miscanthus floridulus cultivar M001 chromosome 12, ASM1932011v1, whole genome shotgun sequence DNA:
- the LOC136496673 gene encoding transcription factor tau subunit sfc1-like isoform X5, with translation MASSPSSPTTAPPEPVIPPSPWTITDGAISGTLPAAEAFAVHYPGYPSSPARAARTLGGLPGIAKVRSSDPGARLELRFRPEDPYCHPAFGQSRASTGLLLRLSKRKGAAAPCAEVVARVRTAYHFEGMADFQHVVPVHAAQTRKRKRSDSQNDNENLDKTGHHEADGDVMMLVPPLFSVKDRPTKIALLPSSNALSKTMHRGVVQERWEMNVGPTLALPFNTQVVPEKINWEDHVRKNSVDWDWQMAICKLFDERPVWPRQSLYERLLDDSVHVSQNQFKRLLFRAGYYFSTGPFGKFWIRRGYDPRKDSESRMSPKWADMCKLEAMPSQSFIFLQLYELKDDFIQAEIRKPSYQSVCSRSTGWFSKPMIKTLRLQVSIRFLSLLHNEEAKNLLRNAHELIERSKKQEALSRSEQSREDNDADEVLATQTGTEDQVGPNNSDSEDVDDDEEEEELDGYDSPPMAEDIHDFTLGDSYTFGEGFSNGYLKEVLHILPLQEDGQNNSGDAPINADASDGEFEIYEQPSDDEDSDG, from the exons ATGGCTTCCTCGCCTTCTTCCCCCACCACCGCGCCGCCAGAGCCGGTAATCCCGCCGTCCCCATGGACCATCACAGACGGCGCCATCTCCGGCACGCTACCAGCAGCCGAGGCCTTCGCCGTGCACTACCCGGGCTACCCCTCCTCccccgcccgcgccgcccgcACCCTCGGCGGTCTCCCCGGCATCGCCAAG GTCCGGAGCTCCGATCCCGGCGCCCGCCTCGAGCTCCGCTTCCGCCCCGAGGACCCCTACTGCCATCCAGCCTTCGGCCAGTCCCGCGCCTCCACTGGCCTTCTGCTGCGCCTCTCCAAGCGCAAGGGAGCTGCGGCACCTTGCGCCGAGGTGGTCGCTCGTGTCCGGACTGCTTACCACTTCGAAG GTATGGCAGACTTTCAACATGTTGTTCCAGTGCATGCTGCACAAACGAGAAAAAGAAAACGTTCAGATTCTCAAAATGATAATGAAAATTTAG ATAAGACAGGACATCATGAAGCAGATGGAGATGTCATGATGTTGGTGCCCCCACTCTTCTCAGTGAAGGATAGACCAACAAAGATAGC GCTTCTACCATCGTCCAATGCCCTATCTAAAACCATGCACAGGGGAGTCGTACAAGAACGGTGGGAG ATGAACGTTGGACCAACTCTTGCGCTTCCGTTCAACACTCAAG TTGTCCCGGAGAAGATTAATTGGGAAGACCACGTTCGAAAGAATTCTGTAGATTGGGATTGGCAAATGGCTATCTGCAAATTGTTTGATGAGCGTCCTGTGTGGCCAAGGCAATCACTTTATGAGCGGTTGCTTGATGATAGTGTGCATGTCTCTCAAAACCAATTCAAAAG GCTTCTGTTTAGAGCTGGATACTACTTCTCTACTGGACCCTTTGGAAAATTCTGGATCAGAAGAGGATATGACCCTCGTAAAGATTCTGAGTCACGAAT GTCTCCAAAGTGGGCAGATATGTGCAAGCTTGAAGCAATGCCATCACAGAGTTTCATCTTCCTGCAATTATATGAACTGAAAGATGACTTTATTCAAGCAGAAATTCGAAAACCTTCTTATCAATCAGTCTGTTCA CGCTCTACAGGTTGGTTTTCTAAGCCAATGATCAAAACCCTGAGGTTGCAAGTGAGCATAAGGTTCCTCTCTTTattgcataatgaagaggctaaaaACTTGTTGAGGAATGCCCATGAACTTATTGAAAGGTCCAAGAAGCAGGAAGCCCTTTCGAGATCTGAGCAGTCAAGAGAAGATAATGATGCTGATGAAG TTCTTGCCACACAAACTGGAACTGAGGATCAAGTTGGCCCTAACAACTCTGATAGTGAAGATGTGGATGATGACGAAGAGGAAGAGGaattggatggttatgattctCCACCAATG GCAGAGGATATTCATGATTTCACCTTAGGTGATTCCT ATACATTTGGTGAAGGGTTCTCGAATGGATACCTCAAAGAAGTACTGCACATCTTGCCATTGCAGGAAGATGGCCAAAACAATTCAGGTGATGCTCCTATCAATGCTGATGCAAGTGATGGGGAGTTCGAAATTTACGAACAGCCCAGCGATGATGAAGATTCTGATGGTTAG
- the LOC136496673 gene encoding uncharacterized protein isoform X1, with product MASSPSSPTTAPPEPVIPPSPWTITDGAISGTLPAAEAFAVHYPGYPSSPARAARTLGGLPGIAKVRSSDPGARLELRFRPEDPYCHPAFGQSRASTGLLLRLSKRKGAAAPCAEVVARVRTAYHFEGMADFQHVVPVHAAQTRKRKRSDSQNDNENLDKTGHHEADGDVMMLVPPLFSVKDRPTKIALLPSSNALSKTMHRGVVQERWEMNVGPTLALPFNTQVVPEKINWEDHVRKNSVDWDWQMAICKLFDERPVWPRQSLYERLLDDSVHVSQNQFKRLLFRAGYYFSTGPFGKFWIRRGYDPRKDSESRIYQRIDFRLPPELRYLLRLKNSGSPKWADMCKLEAMPSQSFIFLQLYELKDDFIQAEIRKPSYQSVCSRSTGWFSKPMIKTLRLQVSIRFLSLLHNEEAKNLLRNAHELIERSKKQEALSRSEQSREDNDADEVLATQTGTEDQVGPNNSDSEDVDDDEEEEELDGYDSPPMAEDIHDFTLGDSYTFGEGFSNGYLKEVLHILPLQEDGQNNSGDAPINADASDGEFEIYEQPSDDEDSDG from the exons ATGGCTTCCTCGCCTTCTTCCCCCACCACCGCGCCGCCAGAGCCGGTAATCCCGCCGTCCCCATGGACCATCACAGACGGCGCCATCTCCGGCACGCTACCAGCAGCCGAGGCCTTCGCCGTGCACTACCCGGGCTACCCCTCCTCccccgcccgcgccgcccgcACCCTCGGCGGTCTCCCCGGCATCGCCAAG GTCCGGAGCTCCGATCCCGGCGCCCGCCTCGAGCTCCGCTTCCGCCCCGAGGACCCCTACTGCCATCCAGCCTTCGGCCAGTCCCGCGCCTCCACTGGCCTTCTGCTGCGCCTCTCCAAGCGCAAGGGAGCTGCGGCACCTTGCGCCGAGGTGGTCGCTCGTGTCCGGACTGCTTACCACTTCGAAG GTATGGCAGACTTTCAACATGTTGTTCCAGTGCATGCTGCACAAACGAGAAAAAGAAAACGTTCAGATTCTCAAAATGATAATGAAAATTTAG ATAAGACAGGACATCATGAAGCAGATGGAGATGTCATGATGTTGGTGCCCCCACTCTTCTCAGTGAAGGATAGACCAACAAAGATAGC GCTTCTACCATCGTCCAATGCCCTATCTAAAACCATGCACAGGGGAGTCGTACAAGAACGGTGGGAG ATGAACGTTGGACCAACTCTTGCGCTTCCGTTCAACACTCAAG TTGTCCCGGAGAAGATTAATTGGGAAGACCACGTTCGAAAGAATTCTGTAGATTGGGATTGGCAAATGGCTATCTGCAAATTGTTTGATGAGCGTCCTGTGTGGCCAAGGCAATCACTTTATGAGCGGTTGCTTGATGATAGTGTGCATGTCTCTCAAAACCAATTCAAAAG GCTTCTGTTTAGAGCTGGATACTACTTCTCTACTGGACCCTTTGGAAAATTCTGGATCAGAAGAGGATATGACCCTCGTAAAGATTCTGAGTCACGAAT ATATCAGAGAATTGATTTTCGCTTGCCTCCTGAGCTACGATATCTTCTAAGGCTAAAGAATTCTGG GTCTCCAAAGTGGGCAGATATGTGCAAGCTTGAAGCAATGCCATCACAGAGTTTCATCTTCCTGCAATTATATGAACTGAAAGATGACTTTATTCAAGCAGAAATTCGAAAACCTTCTTATCAATCAGTCTGTTCA CGCTCTACAGGTTGGTTTTCTAAGCCAATGATCAAAACCCTGAGGTTGCAAGTGAGCATAAGGTTCCTCTCTTTattgcataatgaagaggctaaaaACTTGTTGAGGAATGCCCATGAACTTATTGAAAGGTCCAAGAAGCAGGAAGCCCTTTCGAGATCTGAGCAGTCAAGAGAAGATAATGATGCTGATGAAG TTCTTGCCACACAAACTGGAACTGAGGATCAAGTTGGCCCTAACAACTCTGATAGTGAAGATGTGGATGATGACGAAGAGGAAGAGGaattggatggttatgattctCCACCAATG GCAGAGGATATTCATGATTTCACCTTAGGTGATTCCT ATACATTTGGTGAAGGGTTCTCGAATGGATACCTCAAAGAAGTACTGCACATCTTGCCATTGCAGGAAGATGGCCAAAACAATTCAGGTGATGCTCCTATCAATGCTGATGCAAGTGATGGGGAGTTCGAAATTTACGAACAGCCCAGCGATGATGAAGATTCTGATGGTTAG
- the LOC136496673 gene encoding uncharacterized protein isoform X2, giving the protein MASSPSSPTTAPPEPVIPPSPWTITDGAISGTLPAAEAFAVHYPGYPSSPARAARTLGGLPGIAKVRSSDPGARLELRFRPEDPYCHPAFGQSRASTGLLLRLSKRKGAAAPCAEVVARVRTAYHFEGMADFQHVVPVHAAQTRKRKRSDSQNDNENLDKTGHHEADGDVMMLVPPLFSVKDRPTKIALLPSSNALSKTMHRGVVQERWEMNVGPTLALPFNTQVVPEKINWEDHVRKNSVDWDWQMAICKLFDERPVWPRQSLYERLLDDSVHVSQNQFKRLLFRAGYYFSTGPFGKFWIRRGYDPRKDSESRIYQRIDFRLPPELRYLLRLKNSGSPKWADMCKLEAMPSQSFIFLQLYELKDDFIQAEIRKPSYQSVCSRSTGWFSKPMIKTLRLQVSIRFLSLLHNEEAKNLLRNAHELIERSKKQEALSRSEQSREDNDADEVLATQTGTEDQVGPNNSDSEDVDDDEEEEELDGYDSPPMAEDIHDFTLGDSWFSNGYLKEVLHILPLQEDGQNNSGDAPINADASDGEFEIYEQPSDDEDSDG; this is encoded by the exons ATGGCTTCCTCGCCTTCTTCCCCCACCACCGCGCCGCCAGAGCCGGTAATCCCGCCGTCCCCATGGACCATCACAGACGGCGCCATCTCCGGCACGCTACCAGCAGCCGAGGCCTTCGCCGTGCACTACCCGGGCTACCCCTCCTCccccgcccgcgccgcccgcACCCTCGGCGGTCTCCCCGGCATCGCCAAG GTCCGGAGCTCCGATCCCGGCGCCCGCCTCGAGCTCCGCTTCCGCCCCGAGGACCCCTACTGCCATCCAGCCTTCGGCCAGTCCCGCGCCTCCACTGGCCTTCTGCTGCGCCTCTCCAAGCGCAAGGGAGCTGCGGCACCTTGCGCCGAGGTGGTCGCTCGTGTCCGGACTGCTTACCACTTCGAAG GTATGGCAGACTTTCAACATGTTGTTCCAGTGCATGCTGCACAAACGAGAAAAAGAAAACGTTCAGATTCTCAAAATGATAATGAAAATTTAG ATAAGACAGGACATCATGAAGCAGATGGAGATGTCATGATGTTGGTGCCCCCACTCTTCTCAGTGAAGGATAGACCAACAAAGATAGC GCTTCTACCATCGTCCAATGCCCTATCTAAAACCATGCACAGGGGAGTCGTACAAGAACGGTGGGAG ATGAACGTTGGACCAACTCTTGCGCTTCCGTTCAACACTCAAG TTGTCCCGGAGAAGATTAATTGGGAAGACCACGTTCGAAAGAATTCTGTAGATTGGGATTGGCAAATGGCTATCTGCAAATTGTTTGATGAGCGTCCTGTGTGGCCAAGGCAATCACTTTATGAGCGGTTGCTTGATGATAGTGTGCATGTCTCTCAAAACCAATTCAAAAG GCTTCTGTTTAGAGCTGGATACTACTTCTCTACTGGACCCTTTGGAAAATTCTGGATCAGAAGAGGATATGACCCTCGTAAAGATTCTGAGTCACGAAT ATATCAGAGAATTGATTTTCGCTTGCCTCCTGAGCTACGATATCTTCTAAGGCTAAAGAATTCTGG GTCTCCAAAGTGGGCAGATATGTGCAAGCTTGAAGCAATGCCATCACAGAGTTTCATCTTCCTGCAATTATATGAACTGAAAGATGACTTTATTCAAGCAGAAATTCGAAAACCTTCTTATCAATCAGTCTGTTCA CGCTCTACAGGTTGGTTTTCTAAGCCAATGATCAAAACCCTGAGGTTGCAAGTGAGCATAAGGTTCCTCTCTTTattgcataatgaagaggctaaaaACTTGTTGAGGAATGCCCATGAACTTATTGAAAGGTCCAAGAAGCAGGAAGCCCTTTCGAGATCTGAGCAGTCAAGAGAAGATAATGATGCTGATGAAG TTCTTGCCACACAAACTGGAACTGAGGATCAAGTTGGCCCTAACAACTCTGATAGTGAAGATGTGGATGATGACGAAGAGGAAGAGGaattggatggttatgattctCCACCAATG GCAGAGGATATTCATGATTTCACCTTAGGTGATTCCT GGTTCTCGAATGGATACCTCAAAGAAGTACTGCACATCTTGCCATTGCAGGAAGATGGCCAAAACAATTCAGGTGATGCTCCTATCAATGCTGATGCAAGTGATGGGGAGTTCGAAATTTACGAACAGCCCAGCGATGATGAAGATTCTGATGGTTAG
- the LOC136496673 gene encoding uncharacterized protein isoform X3, with product MASSPSSPTTAPPEPVIPPSPWTITDGAISGTLPAAEAFAVHYPGYPSSPARAARTLGGLPGIAKVRSSDPGARLELRFRPEDPYCHPAFGQSRASTGLLLRLSKRKGAAAPCAEVVARVRTAYHFEGMADFQHVVPVHAAQTRKRKRSDSQNDNENLDKTGHHEADGDVMMLVPPLFSVKDRPTKIALLPSSNALSKTMHRGVVQERWEMNVGPTLALPFNTQVVPEKINWEDHVRKNSVDWDWQMAICKLFDERPVWPRQSLYERLLDDSVHVSQNQFKRLLFRAGYYFSTGPFGKFWIRRGYDPRKDSESRIYQRIDFRLPPELRYLLRLKNSGSPKWADMCKLEAMPSQSFIFLQLYELKDDFIQAEIRKPSYQSVCSRSTGWFSKPMIKTLRLQVSIRFLSLLHNEEAKNLLRNAHELIERSKKQEALSRSEQSREDNDADEVLATQTGTEDQVGPNNSDSEDVDDDEEEEELDGYDSPPMIHLVKGSRMDTSKKYCTSCHCRKMAKTIQVMLLSMLMQVMGSSKFTNSPAMMKILMVS from the exons ATGGCTTCCTCGCCTTCTTCCCCCACCACCGCGCCGCCAGAGCCGGTAATCCCGCCGTCCCCATGGACCATCACAGACGGCGCCATCTCCGGCACGCTACCAGCAGCCGAGGCCTTCGCCGTGCACTACCCGGGCTACCCCTCCTCccccgcccgcgccgcccgcACCCTCGGCGGTCTCCCCGGCATCGCCAAG GTCCGGAGCTCCGATCCCGGCGCCCGCCTCGAGCTCCGCTTCCGCCCCGAGGACCCCTACTGCCATCCAGCCTTCGGCCAGTCCCGCGCCTCCACTGGCCTTCTGCTGCGCCTCTCCAAGCGCAAGGGAGCTGCGGCACCTTGCGCCGAGGTGGTCGCTCGTGTCCGGACTGCTTACCACTTCGAAG GTATGGCAGACTTTCAACATGTTGTTCCAGTGCATGCTGCACAAACGAGAAAAAGAAAACGTTCAGATTCTCAAAATGATAATGAAAATTTAG ATAAGACAGGACATCATGAAGCAGATGGAGATGTCATGATGTTGGTGCCCCCACTCTTCTCAGTGAAGGATAGACCAACAAAGATAGC GCTTCTACCATCGTCCAATGCCCTATCTAAAACCATGCACAGGGGAGTCGTACAAGAACGGTGGGAG ATGAACGTTGGACCAACTCTTGCGCTTCCGTTCAACACTCAAG TTGTCCCGGAGAAGATTAATTGGGAAGACCACGTTCGAAAGAATTCTGTAGATTGGGATTGGCAAATGGCTATCTGCAAATTGTTTGATGAGCGTCCTGTGTGGCCAAGGCAATCACTTTATGAGCGGTTGCTTGATGATAGTGTGCATGTCTCTCAAAACCAATTCAAAAG GCTTCTGTTTAGAGCTGGATACTACTTCTCTACTGGACCCTTTGGAAAATTCTGGATCAGAAGAGGATATGACCCTCGTAAAGATTCTGAGTCACGAAT ATATCAGAGAATTGATTTTCGCTTGCCTCCTGAGCTACGATATCTTCTAAGGCTAAAGAATTCTGG GTCTCCAAAGTGGGCAGATATGTGCAAGCTTGAAGCAATGCCATCACAGAGTTTCATCTTCCTGCAATTATATGAACTGAAAGATGACTTTATTCAAGCAGAAATTCGAAAACCTTCTTATCAATCAGTCTGTTCA CGCTCTACAGGTTGGTTTTCTAAGCCAATGATCAAAACCCTGAGGTTGCAAGTGAGCATAAGGTTCCTCTCTTTattgcataatgaagaggctaaaaACTTGTTGAGGAATGCCCATGAACTTATTGAAAGGTCCAAGAAGCAGGAAGCCCTTTCGAGATCTGAGCAGTCAAGAGAAGATAATGATGCTGATGAAG TTCTTGCCACACAAACTGGAACTGAGGATCAAGTTGGCCCTAACAACTCTGATAGTGAAGATGTGGATGATGACGAAGAGGAAGAGGaattggatggttatgattctCCACCAATG ATACATTTGGTGAAGGGTTCTCGAATGGATACCTCAAAGAAGTACTGCACATCTTGCCATTGCAGGAAGATGGCCAAAACAATTCAGGTGATGCTCCTATCAATGCTGATGCAAGTGATGGGGAGTTCGAAATTTACGAACAGCCCAGCGATGATGAAGATTCTGATGGTTAGTTGA
- the LOC136496673 gene encoding uncharacterized protein isoform X4 — MASSPSSPTTAPPEPVIPPSPWTITDGAISGTLPAAEAFAVHYPGYPSSPARAARTLGGLPGIAKVRSSDPGARLELRFRPEDPYCHPAFGQSRASTGLLLRLSKRKGAAAPCAEVVARVRTAYHFEGMADFQHVVPVHAAQTRKRKRSDSQNDNENLDKTGHHEADGDVMMLVPPLFSVKDRPTKIALLPSSNALSKTMHRGVVQERWEMNVGPTLALPFNTQVVPEKINWEDHVRKNSVDWDWQMAICKLFDERPVWPRQSLYERLLDDSVHVSQNQFKRLLFRAGYYFSTGPFGKFWIRRGYDPRKDSESRIYQRIDFRLPPELRYLLRLKNSGSPKWADMCKLEAMPSQSFIFLQLYELKDDFIQAEIRKPSYQSVCSRSTGWFSKPMIKTLRLQVSIRFLSLLHNEEAKNLLRNAHELIERSKKQEALSRSEQSREDNDADEVLATQTGTEDQVGPNNSDSEDVDDDEEEEELDGYDSPPMGSRMDTSKKYCTSCHCRKMAKTIQVMLLSMLMQVMGSSKFTNSPAMMKILMVS; from the exons ATGGCTTCCTCGCCTTCTTCCCCCACCACCGCGCCGCCAGAGCCGGTAATCCCGCCGTCCCCATGGACCATCACAGACGGCGCCATCTCCGGCACGCTACCAGCAGCCGAGGCCTTCGCCGTGCACTACCCGGGCTACCCCTCCTCccccgcccgcgccgcccgcACCCTCGGCGGTCTCCCCGGCATCGCCAAG GTCCGGAGCTCCGATCCCGGCGCCCGCCTCGAGCTCCGCTTCCGCCCCGAGGACCCCTACTGCCATCCAGCCTTCGGCCAGTCCCGCGCCTCCACTGGCCTTCTGCTGCGCCTCTCCAAGCGCAAGGGAGCTGCGGCACCTTGCGCCGAGGTGGTCGCTCGTGTCCGGACTGCTTACCACTTCGAAG GTATGGCAGACTTTCAACATGTTGTTCCAGTGCATGCTGCACAAACGAGAAAAAGAAAACGTTCAGATTCTCAAAATGATAATGAAAATTTAG ATAAGACAGGACATCATGAAGCAGATGGAGATGTCATGATGTTGGTGCCCCCACTCTTCTCAGTGAAGGATAGACCAACAAAGATAGC GCTTCTACCATCGTCCAATGCCCTATCTAAAACCATGCACAGGGGAGTCGTACAAGAACGGTGGGAG ATGAACGTTGGACCAACTCTTGCGCTTCCGTTCAACACTCAAG TTGTCCCGGAGAAGATTAATTGGGAAGACCACGTTCGAAAGAATTCTGTAGATTGGGATTGGCAAATGGCTATCTGCAAATTGTTTGATGAGCGTCCTGTGTGGCCAAGGCAATCACTTTATGAGCGGTTGCTTGATGATAGTGTGCATGTCTCTCAAAACCAATTCAAAAG GCTTCTGTTTAGAGCTGGATACTACTTCTCTACTGGACCCTTTGGAAAATTCTGGATCAGAAGAGGATATGACCCTCGTAAAGATTCTGAGTCACGAAT ATATCAGAGAATTGATTTTCGCTTGCCTCCTGAGCTACGATATCTTCTAAGGCTAAAGAATTCTGG GTCTCCAAAGTGGGCAGATATGTGCAAGCTTGAAGCAATGCCATCACAGAGTTTCATCTTCCTGCAATTATATGAACTGAAAGATGACTTTATTCAAGCAGAAATTCGAAAACCTTCTTATCAATCAGTCTGTTCA CGCTCTACAGGTTGGTTTTCTAAGCCAATGATCAAAACCCTGAGGTTGCAAGTGAGCATAAGGTTCCTCTCTTTattgcataatgaagaggctaaaaACTTGTTGAGGAATGCCCATGAACTTATTGAAAGGTCCAAGAAGCAGGAAGCCCTTTCGAGATCTGAGCAGTCAAGAGAAGATAATGATGCTGATGAAG TTCTTGCCACACAAACTGGAACTGAGGATCAAGTTGGCCCTAACAACTCTGATAGTGAAGATGTGGATGATGACGAAGAGGAAGAGGaattggatggttatgattctCCACCAATG GGTTCTCGAATGGATACCTCAAAGAAGTACTGCACATCTTGCCATTGCAGGAAGATGGCCAAAACAATTCAGGTGATGCTCCTATCAATGCTGATGCAAGTGATGGGGAGTTCGAAATTTACGAACAGCCCAGCGATGATGAAGATTCTGATGGTTAGTTGA
- the LOC136496673 gene encoding uncharacterized protein isoform X6: protein MASSPSSPTTAPPEPVIPPSPWTITDGAISGTLPAAEAFAVHYPGYPSSPARAARTLGGLPGIAKVRSSDPGARLELRFRPEDPYCHPAFGQSRASTGLLLRLSKRKGAAAPCAEVVARVRTAYHFEGMADFQHVVPVHAAQTRKRKRSDSQNDNENLDKTGHHEADGDVMMLVPPLFSVKDRPTKIALLPSSNALSKTMHRGVVQERWEMNVGPTLALPFNTQVVPEKINWEDHVRKNSVDWDWQMAICKLFDERPVWPRQSLYERLLDDSVHVSQNQFKRLLFRAGYYFSTGPFGKFWIRRGYDPRKDSESRIYQRIDFRLPPELRYLLRLKNSGSPKWADMCKLEAMPSQSFIFLQLYELKDDFIQAEIRKPSYQSVCSRSTGWFSKPMIKTLRLQVSIRFLSLLHNEEAKNLLRNAHELIERSKKQEALSRSEQSREDNDADEVLATQTGTEDQVGPNNSDSEDVDDDEEEEELDGYDSPPMEDGQNNSGDAPINADASDGEFEIYEQPSDDEDSDG, encoded by the exons ATGGCTTCCTCGCCTTCTTCCCCCACCACCGCGCCGCCAGAGCCGGTAATCCCGCCGTCCCCATGGACCATCACAGACGGCGCCATCTCCGGCACGCTACCAGCAGCCGAGGCCTTCGCCGTGCACTACCCGGGCTACCCCTCCTCccccgcccgcgccgcccgcACCCTCGGCGGTCTCCCCGGCATCGCCAAG GTCCGGAGCTCCGATCCCGGCGCCCGCCTCGAGCTCCGCTTCCGCCCCGAGGACCCCTACTGCCATCCAGCCTTCGGCCAGTCCCGCGCCTCCACTGGCCTTCTGCTGCGCCTCTCCAAGCGCAAGGGAGCTGCGGCACCTTGCGCCGAGGTGGTCGCTCGTGTCCGGACTGCTTACCACTTCGAAG GTATGGCAGACTTTCAACATGTTGTTCCAGTGCATGCTGCACAAACGAGAAAAAGAAAACGTTCAGATTCTCAAAATGATAATGAAAATTTAG ATAAGACAGGACATCATGAAGCAGATGGAGATGTCATGATGTTGGTGCCCCCACTCTTCTCAGTGAAGGATAGACCAACAAAGATAGC GCTTCTACCATCGTCCAATGCCCTATCTAAAACCATGCACAGGGGAGTCGTACAAGAACGGTGGGAG ATGAACGTTGGACCAACTCTTGCGCTTCCGTTCAACACTCAAG TTGTCCCGGAGAAGATTAATTGGGAAGACCACGTTCGAAAGAATTCTGTAGATTGGGATTGGCAAATGGCTATCTGCAAATTGTTTGATGAGCGTCCTGTGTGGCCAAGGCAATCACTTTATGAGCGGTTGCTTGATGATAGTGTGCATGTCTCTCAAAACCAATTCAAAAG GCTTCTGTTTAGAGCTGGATACTACTTCTCTACTGGACCCTTTGGAAAATTCTGGATCAGAAGAGGATATGACCCTCGTAAAGATTCTGAGTCACGAAT ATATCAGAGAATTGATTTTCGCTTGCCTCCTGAGCTACGATATCTTCTAAGGCTAAAGAATTCTGG GTCTCCAAAGTGGGCAGATATGTGCAAGCTTGAAGCAATGCCATCACAGAGTTTCATCTTCCTGCAATTATATGAACTGAAAGATGACTTTATTCAAGCAGAAATTCGAAAACCTTCTTATCAATCAGTCTGTTCA CGCTCTACAGGTTGGTTTTCTAAGCCAATGATCAAAACCCTGAGGTTGCAAGTGAGCATAAGGTTCCTCTCTTTattgcataatgaagaggctaaaaACTTGTTGAGGAATGCCCATGAACTTATTGAAAGGTCCAAGAAGCAGGAAGCCCTTTCGAGATCTGAGCAGTCAAGAGAAGATAATGATGCTGATGAAG TTCTTGCCACACAAACTGGAACTGAGGATCAAGTTGGCCCTAACAACTCTGATAGTGAAGATGTGGATGATGACGAAGAGGAAGAGGaattggatggttatgattctCCACCAATG GAAGATGGCCAAAACAATTCAGGTGATGCTCCTATCAATGCTGATGCAAGTGATGGGGAGTTCGAAATTTACGAACAGCCCAGCGATGATGAAGATTCTGATGGTTAG